Proteins from a genomic interval of Candidatus Poribacteria bacterium:
- a CDS encoding GNAT family N-acetyltransferase codes for MEIFQYTPSMQALGTQFYNRLITDVPHCYPIGVEEFGVAVSGIPTGKADKNEGGLDSETAFVAITVGEVQAFIHVGIGQVRNEDVGIIRFLNYERGARHAGQVVLEKAEAHLKAFGIIRIFAFRSNHRYRFYHFEYAQLSDALDQVHALLGFNGYHRCSGWVFLDWENYAVTPISAPIPVTLSVDWIQGRGQHPNSIIKAYRDGEEIGLCESVSVGEYSSHPEAQDWFHTVYLEIEGEFQGQGLGKFLLQYALQEMKKIGYQHAVISTGWADYRALLFYSNCGYRVVDWTYGYDKVLSESPMHN; via the coding sequence ATGGAGATTTTCCAATATACGCCCAGCATGCAAGCACTGGGGACACAATTTTATAATCGTTTAATTACCGATGTTCCGCACTGCTATCCGATAGGGGTGGAAGAATTCGGGGTTGCAGTAAGTGGGATTCCCACCGGTAAAGCCGACAAAAATGAGGGTGGACTCGATTCGGAAACTGCCTTCGTCGCGATAACAGTGGGTGAAGTGCAGGCATTTATTCACGTCGGTATCGGTCAGGTTAGAAATGAGGACGTAGGTATTATTCGATTTTTGAACTACGAACGCGGGGCGCGGCACGCTGGACAAGTCGTGCTTGAAAAGGCGGAGGCACATCTGAAAGCATTTGGCATAATCCGAATTTTCGCTTTCCGATCCAATCATCGATATCGTTTCTACCATTTTGAATACGCTCAATTATCGGATGCCCTTGATCAAGTTCATGCGCTCTTGGGATTCAACGGATACCACCGCTGCAGTGGATGGGTCTTTTTAGACTGGGAAAACTACGCAGTTACACCAATATCGGCACCTATACCGGTAACACTTTCTGTAGATTGGATACAGGGACGTGGACAGCATCCAAATAGCATTATAAAAGCCTATCGAGATGGTGAGGAGATTGGCTTGTGTGAATCTGTGTCCGTTGGTGAGTATTCGAGTCATCCTGAGGCGCAAGACTGGTTCCATACGGTTTATCTTGAGATCGAAGGTGAGTTCCAAGGACAAGGATTGGGGAAATTTTTGCTTCAATACGCACTTCAAGAGATGAAGAAAATCGGATACCAACACGCAGTAATTAGTACGGGGTGGGCCGATTATCGCGCACTTCTTTTTTACAGCAACTGCGGTTATCGAGTTGTAGATTGGACATACGGGTATGACAAAGTCCTTTCTGAATCACCAATGCACAATTAA
- a CDS encoding class I SAM-dependent methyltransferase, producing MDFHYKDIVPWGRSFDEYLGMFNLSEEDLARDIVDVGGGPASFNALMHQRGTPIVSVDPIYRYSEAELHQRIRETYDDVIAQARQNQDKFVWTHIASVDELADIRMQAMGTFCRDFESGKQQERYIDASLPNLPFPDGHFDLVLSAHLLFFYSANRDLTFHLNAIWELLRIGTEVRIFPIVDVNSNPSPFLSPVIDAFEKDGIACSVERVPYHFQKTGNEMLRLKSC from the coding sequence ATGGACTTTCATTACAAGGACATCGTGCCGTGGGGAAGATCCTTTGACGAATACTTGGGTATGTTTAATCTCTCCGAGGAAGACTTGGCGCGGGACATCGTTGATGTCGGCGGCGGTCCCGCGTCGTTCAATGCCTTGATGCACCAGCGCGGCACGCCGATCGTTTCGGTCGATCCGATTTACCGGTATTCCGAAGCGGAATTGCACCAGCGAATCCGGGAAACCTACGACGATGTCATCGCACAAGCCCGACAAAATCAGGATAAATTCGTCTGGACACACATCGCCTCTGTTGATGAATTGGCTGACATCCGGATGCAGGCGATGGGCACCTTCTGCCGAGATTTCGAAAGCGGCAAGCAACAAGAGCGATACATAGACGCCTCACTGCCCAATCTACCCTTCCCTGACGGTCATTTCGATCTTGTGCTCTCCGCACATCTGCTTTTCTTCTACTCCGCCAACAGAGATTTGACGTTCCATCTCAATGCGATATGGGAATTACTTCGTATTGGAACCGAAGTGAGAATTTTCCCGATTGTTGATGTCAACAGCAACCCTTCTCCCTTCTTATCACCTGTTATTGACGCATTTGAAAAAGATGGAATTGCCTGTTCAGTCGAACGCGTGCCGTATCATTTCCAGAAAACCGGGAACGAAATGTTGCGGTTAAAGTCATGTTAA
- a CDS encoding phytanoyl-CoA dioxygenase family protein, giving the protein MAELLRELRVSNDAMNDPEELRHRISEEGYVFFKKLQDPDKLWALRREMLTTMQEGGWLVAGTDPMDGIADISNQCTEGDIEYTDVYHEVYKLEAFHRSGHWSEVVDMVAKIVGREVLPHPQKIARLWFPKYTAHTTPIHQDFVHFQGNFQTYTCWAPIGDCPIELGGLAVLPGSHKVNQVMEHHFSLGAGSLCVNEDELSGEWHSTNYEVGDTLIFSALTIHKALPNLTEDRLRVSLDNRYQAVDDPIAEHMLEPHLNIFNSLQWEDVYRNWESDELKYYWKNHDLTVLPRDFSYGNKGFEEALELARDGDERAILHLNRAVKRDATTALAQRAVAVLQEVEVGAAD; this is encoded by the coding sequence ATGGCGGAATTATTAAGAGAACTTCGCGTATCCAACGATGCGATGAATGATCCGGAAGAATTGCGTCACCGGATCTCGGAAGAAGGGTATGTCTTCTTCAAGAAGCTGCAAGATCCCGACAAACTCTGGGCGTTGCGGCGAGAAATGCTAACGACGATGCAGGAAGGCGGTTGGCTCGTCGCGGGGACCGACCCGATGGACGGCATCGCTGATATTTCCAATCAGTGTACTGAGGGAGATATCGAGTACACGGATGTATATCACGAAGTATACAAATTAGAGGCGTTCCACCGTTCTGGGCACTGGTCCGAAGTCGTCGATATGGTGGCGAAAATTGTCGGTCGAGAGGTGCTACCGCATCCACAGAAGATTGCGCGTCTCTGGTTCCCTAAGTACACGGCGCATACCACACCGATACACCAAGACTTCGTTCATTTTCAAGGGAATTTCCAGACCTATACCTGTTGGGCACCCATCGGGGATTGTCCGATCGAATTAGGTGGGTTGGCAGTCCTACCCGGCTCGCATAAAGTCAACCAGGTGATGGAACACCACTTCTCACTCGGTGCCGGGAGCCTCTGCGTTAATGAGGACGAGTTATCGGGTGAATGGCATTCCACGAACTATGAGGTTGGCGATACGCTCATCTTCTCTGCGTTGACCATTCACAAGGCACTCCCGAATTTGACCGAAGATCGGTTGCGTGTGTCGCTCGACAACCGCTATCAGGCTGTCGATGACCCGATCGCTGAGCACATGCTTGAACCGCACCTGAACATCTTCAACTCCCTTCAGTGGGAAGATGTTTACCGCAATTGGGAGTCCGATGAACTGAAGTATTATTGGAAAAACCATGATTTGACTGTGCTGCCACGTGATTTCAGTTACGGGAACAAAGGGTTTGAGGAAGCGTTGGAATTGGCAAGAGACGGAGATGAACGGGCCATCCTACACTTAAACCGAGCGGTCAAGCGCGATGCGACGACCGCGCTGGCACAGCGCGCAGTTGCAGTCCTGCAGGAAGTCGAGGTCGGTGCCGCTGATTAA
- a CDS encoding AAC(3) family N-acetyltransferase encodes MPEGQVVHKTETPITVESLQADLKALGIEEGMVLLVHSSLSALGWVCGGPVAVIIALQKVLGETGTLVMPTHSTDLSDPSQWENPPVPESWWQTIRETMPAYDPDLTPTRSMGKIVETFRKQKNVLRSMHPQGSFCASGPHASYVINNHSLAFGMGENSPLARIYDLRGSVLLIGVGHSNNTSIHLAEYRADFPTKRVIREGAPISQAGSRIWTTFENIDVDSSDFDCIGEDFLRSEAGKVVRHGKIGNANCQLMPQRAVVDFAVDWLEKNRT; translated from the coding sequence ATGCCTGAAGGCCAAGTAGTTCACAAAACGGAAACACCTATCACGGTCGAGTCGCTGCAGGCTGATTTAAAAGCACTCGGTATTGAAGAAGGCATGGTTTTACTCGTCCATTCGTCCTTGAGTGCGCTCGGATGGGTCTGCGGTGGTCCCGTCGCCGTTATTATCGCGCTTCAGAAAGTTTTAGGTGAAACAGGGACACTTGTGATGCCGACCCACTCGACTGACCTCAGCGATCCAAGTCAGTGGGAGAATCCGCCCGTGCCGGAGTCGTGGTGGCAAACAATACGCGAGACAATGCCCGCCTACGATCCCGATTTGACCCCGACCCGCTCAATGGGCAAAATTGTCGAGACGTTCCGAAAGCAAAAAAACGTGCTCCGCAGCATGCATCCACAGGGATCCTTTTGTGCAAGCGGTCCTCACGCGTCTTATGTCATCAATAACCACTCTTTAGCGTTTGGCATGGGCGAGAATTCACCGCTTGCCAGAATCTACGACCTGCGCGGTTCTGTCCTACTCATCGGTGTTGGACATTCAAACAACACGTCCATACATCTCGCAGAATACCGAGCGGACTTCCCGACCAAGCGCGTCATCCGAGAGGGTGCCCCGATTTCACAGGCGGGTTCAAGAATATGGACTACCTTTGAGAATATTGATGTAGATAGTTCGGACTTCGATTGCATCGGTGAGGATTTTTTGCGATCTGAGGCAGGAAAAGTGGTTCGACACGGCAAGATCGGCAACGCAAACTGTCAACTCATGCCACAACGCGCTGTCGTCGACTTTGCCGTCGATTGGCTTGAGAAAAATAGAACGTAG
- a CDS encoding class I SAM-dependent methyltransferase, producing MYQLSDEILSFYRQTQESERLTANTKGQLEFVRTQEIITRYLPLPPAVVLDIGGGSGPYACWLAKEGYEVHLVDPVDLHIEQAKEASNQQREHPIASISLGDARALRFSSMSVDAVLLLGPLYHLTDKSERLLALREAYRVLRKGGVMVAAGISRFASMLDSFFEDRFRTPVHLNIVQNDLETGYHRNPTESLKYFTDAYLHRPEEFGSEVTEAGFQHQATLAVEGPAWLFRSVESYWTDPDQRVAVLDLIRKVEAEPSILGMSAHILAIGTK from the coding sequence TTGTATCAACTCTCTGATGAGATTCTCTCGTTCTATAGACAGACACAAGAATCGGAAAGACTTACAGCCAATACCAAAGGTCAGTTGGAATTTGTACGGACACAAGAGATCATCACACGCTATCTACCACTGCCACCAGCAGTCGTTTTGGACATCGGTGGCGGTTCGGGTCCCTATGCCTGTTGGTTAGCAAAGGAGGGCTATGAGGTCCACCTCGTGGATCCAGTGGACTTACATATTGAACAGGCAAAAGAAGCCTCAAACCAACAACGGGAACATCCGATTGCCAGCATATCGCTTGGCGATGCACGGGCACTCCGTTTTTCGTCAATGTCCGTGGACGCCGTTTTGTTATTGGGACCGCTCTACCATCTGACTGATAAAAGTGAACGGCTGCTTGCACTCAGAGAGGCATATCGTGTCCTGCGAAAGGGAGGCGTTATGGTTGCCGCAGGTATTTCACGCTTTGCATCTATGCTCGACAGTTTTTTTGAAGATCGATTCAGGACTCCTGTTCACCTGAACATTGTTCAAAACGACCTCGAAACGGGCTACCATCGTAACCCGACTGAGAGCCTTAAGTACTTTACAGACGCGTATCTTCATCGTCCGGAAGAATTCGGTTCCGAAGTTACCGAAGCCGGTTTTCAGCATCAGGCAACGCTTGCTGTGGAAGGACCTGCATGGCTTTTTAGGTCAGTTGAAAGCTACTGGACAGACCCCGATCAGCGCGTCGCAGTTTTGGATCTGATTCGGAAAGTCGAAGCAGAGCCGTCAATACTCGGGATGAGTGCGCATATTCTTGCGATAGGCACGAAATAG
- a CDS encoding LamG domain-containing protein → MSKPVGECLAKDWGGQRDYIFPEIVQNGNGLRFVLWPGTKILDVPGLEPNEWQHVAGVWDGKEMRTYIDGEEKGAAPFGAKELAATDASLYIGVGDSKSWFCTGSIDEIRIWEVARTEEEINEFMMKILNSDEEGLNAHYTFDEGNANDNTKNGNDGKGGFGKPNYVDVTNALDLEPLSVDPEDKLTTTWAWVKQTR, encoded by the coding sequence ATGAGCAAACCCGTCGGTGAATGCCTCGCAAAGGACTGGGGCGGCCAAAGGGATTACATCTTTCCAGAGATTGTCCAAAATGGAAACGGATTACGGTTTGTCCTCTGGCCCGGCACAAAAATCCTTGATGTCCCTGGATTGGAGCCGAACGAATGGCAACATGTCGCTGGGGTCTGGGATGGTAAAGAGATGCGGACCTATATTGATGGGGAGGAGAAAGGTGCCGCACCTTTTGGAGCAAAGGAATTAGCGGCAACTGACGCTTCGCTGTACATCGGTGTCGGTGATAGCAAAAGCTGGTTCTGTACAGGATCGATTGATGAAATCCGTATCTGGGAAGTTGCTCGGACCGAAGAAGAGATTAATGAGTTCATGATGAAGATCCTCAACAGCGATGAAGAGGGCTTAAACGCACATTATACTTTCGATGAAGGCAACGCCAACGATAACACCAAGAACGGAAATGATGGCAAGGGTGGGTTTGGCAAACCGAACTACGTTGATGTCACCAACGCTTTGGATCTTGAGCCACTTTCTGTTGACCCAGAAGACAAACTGACGACAACATGGGCATGGGTGAAACAGACCCGATAA
- a CDS encoding transposase, with protein sequence MKQQKQNRRTYKEKIRNHPQNMRLGNMFDDLEDVHNHFLALEKRYYRIYGKYAGRYRLQPHLTKLLQRTHPHWAWIPRDTLDAVIIRIHIGYERFFDWIKKGRRGNRRVGPPKFKRRGKLRSAKFQTGYKVWVKPQDEESFPIPKGTVRLSFKEWSEDKQKFVFVRRHILYHHHRDWQGNVCYIQISRDAAGEYWLYVVTDNTSKEVLSATGESVGIDFGMETYLTLNTGEKIQHPQPLKHSLNQLRNLNKAISRKVRGSNNWWRAVRDLARLYTKIANQRKDWHYKRATDLCRRFDTIVTETLNLDAMKRLWGRKVSDLAFGQFVEILAFKCIKHNREFLQVGQWTPTTKPCSDCGHHNDKLSLNDRQWTCPECGSHHDRDINAAINILRAALGPSVERM encoded by the coding sequence GTGAAACAACAAAAACAGAATCGCAGAACGTACAAAGAAAAGATTCGCAATCACCCGCAGAATATGCGCTTGGGTAATATGTTCGATGACCTTGAAGATGTCCACAACCACTTTTTGGCATTGGAGAAGCGATATTACCGCATCTACGGCAAATACGCTGGCAGATATCGGCTGCAACCGCACTTGACGAAGTTGCTCCAGCGCACGCATCCACACTGGGCATGGATACCGCGTGATACACTTGACGCTGTGATTATCCGTATCCATATCGGCTACGAAAGGTTCTTTGATTGGATAAAAAAGGGTAGACGCGGAAACCGACGTGTCGGACCCCCGAAGTTCAAACGCCGTGGCAAACTCCGTTCTGCGAAATTTCAAACCGGCTACAAGGTTTGGGTGAAACCCCAAGACGAAGAAAGCTTTCCGATTCCTAAAGGCACGGTTCGCCTGTCTTTCAAAGAATGGTCGGAAGATAAACAGAAGTTTGTGTTTGTCCGTAGGCATATCTTGTATCACCACCATCGCGATTGGCAGGGGAACGTCTGTTATATCCAAATCAGCAGGGATGCTGCCGGTGAGTATTGGCTTTATGTCGTGACAGATAATACCTCCAAAGAAGTGCTGTCGGCTACAGGTGAAAGCGTAGGGATAGACTTCGGTATGGAGACGTATCTGACGTTGAATACAGGTGAGAAGATCCAACATCCCCAACCCCTGAAACACTCCTTGAACCAACTTCGAAACCTCAACAAAGCGATCAGCCGAAAGGTTAGAGGTTCTAACAATTGGTGGCGTGCGGTGAGAGACCTCGCACGGCTTTACACCAAGATTGCCAATCAACGCAAGGACTGGCACTACAAACGTGCGACGGATCTCTGCCGACGGTTTGATACCATCGTCACCGAGACACTGAACCTTGATGCGATGAAACGTCTTTGGGGACGCAAAGTCTCTGACCTCGCCTTCGGTCAGTTTGTTGAGATATTGGCGTTCAAGTGTATCAAACATAATCGTGAGTTTCTTCAAGTCGGACAATGGACACCTACCACGAAACCGTGTTCGGATTGCGGGCATCACAACGATAAACTTTCTCTAAACGATAGGCAGTGGACATGCCCCGAATGTGGTTCACACCACGACCGAGACATAAACGCTGCGATAAACATTTTGAGGGCTGCCTTGGGTCCCTCTGTGGAGCGGATGTAA
- a CDS encoding class I SAM-dependent methyltransferase, protein MQGSVITPQWEEENSQDFIDYGKYFVPDREIQINCICEVIPPPSEPAYILDLCCGEGLLTRALLDKFPESHVYGLDGSSTMIAHIEKALVAYGDRFKAKQFDLAASDWREFPFPIHAVVSSLAIHHLDGIEKQTLFKDMASVLAPGGSFIIADLTEPMDQFGRTFAADIWDEAVRQRSLDLDSDLRGYESFCELGWNHYAQSEPNPDAIDKPSSLFDQLKWLEQAGFTDVDVFWMKAGHAIFGGRKPNL, encoded by the coding sequence ATGCAAGGTTCAGTCATTACGCCGCAATGGGAAGAGGAGAATTCTCAAGATTTTATCGACTACGGGAAATACTTCGTTCCTGATCGGGAGATCCAAATTAATTGCATTTGTGAGGTAATTCCGCCCCCATCGGAACCCGCGTATATACTGGATCTCTGCTGTGGGGAAGGACTTCTCACGCGCGCTTTGTTAGATAAGTTCCCTGAATCTCACGTCTACGGCTTAGATGGCTCGTCGACAATGATCGCGCACATAGAAAAGGCACTCGTCGCTTACGGAGATCGTTTTAAGGCAAAGCAATTCGATTTGGCGGCAAGCGATTGGCGCGAGTTCCCTTTTCCTATCCATGCCGTTGTATCCTCTCTCGCAATCCACCACTTAGATGGCATTGAAAAGCAGACATTGTTCAAAGATATGGCATCCGTCCTCGCACCGGGCGGAAGTTTCATTATCGCTGATCTGACTGAACCGATGGACCAGTTTGGACGGACGTTCGCGGCGGATATTTGGGACGAAGCAGTGCGTCAACGGTCTCTCGATCTGGATAGCGATCTGAGAGGTTATGAGTCCTTCTGCGAACTTGGCTGGAATCATTACGCACAATCCGAACCCAATCCAGATGCGATTGACAAACCGTCATCCCTATTCGATCAACTCAAATGGCTTGAGCAGGCTGGCTTCACCGATGTTGACGTATTCTGGATGAAGGCTGGGCATGCCATCTTCGGTGGACGCAAGCCGAATCTCTGA